In Fusarium oxysporum f. sp. lycopersici 4287 chromosome 2, whole genome shotgun sequence, a genomic segment contains:
- a CDS encoding mediator-RNA polymerase II transcription subunit 21 produces the protein MGDRLTQLQDAVDQLATQFVACLHYVNKRHDLETLGPNDKVREVKDAPKEVDSLPPDEFRAGMVELSQDLIVKEQQIEVLISSLPGLDNSEMDQERYIKELEEDLKIAEAQRQEAIKEKDQILSELDSVIRSIRRP, from the exons ATGGGTGATCGATTAACACAATTGCAAGATGCTGTAGATCAG CTGGCCACACAGTTCGTTGCATGCCTTCACTATGTCAACAAGCGACATGACCTTGAAACACTTGGCCCTAATGACAAGGTTCGCGAAGTGAAAGATGCTCCAAAAGAAG TTGATTCACTTCCTCCAGATGAGTTTCGAGCGGGTATGGTAGAGTTGTCACAGGATCTTATTGTCAAAGAGCAGCAAATCGAGgtcctcatctcatctctccCCGGCTTAGACAACAGTGAGATGGATCAGGAGAGATACATCAAAGAGCTGGAGGAGGATTTGAAGATTGCTGAAGCCCAACGCCAAGAAGCAATCAAGGAGAAAGATCAGATTTTGTCTGAGCTTGACAGTGTTATTCGCAGCATACGACGACCATAA